One Opitutus sp. ER46 genomic region harbors:
- a CDS encoding ABC transporter permease, whose protein sequence is MLVQNFVQDARVGVRMLLKEKSFSVLAVLVLALGIGGVATTFSVVNAVMLRGFSYPNADRLAGVQVINVTDPTQRVANLNGFGSQIFPLDFEEMVAQQRSFERLAAYISGSTVNMTIDGTAWRFTGAYVTQDFFRALGVAPILGRNFTAEDNKPGAEKVALLSHELWQSHFAAAPTVVGKAVRINGRAATVIGVMPPGFRFPVNEQLWVPLYAEFPPAARNSQTARVQGVSVLGALGRGVAFEQAQAEFTGIARRLAAEFPDTNKGYETAAIRPLIKSFLSPALSGQLLTMLGFCLIILLIACVNVMNMQFARAALRAKELAVRSSLGATRSRLIRQMLTESLIVALIGAVFGVGVAAYATGFLQDVTHNLANPLPDYIVFNVDGRVLAIAVVAAMMSAVVSGFVPAWVSSRASAVEALKESGRGNTSRSITLITRGLVAMQILLSCILLIGALLEVQSVVRQQRIDYGYDTQAVLVGRMGLMDAAYPTGESRKLFFDRLLRELRNHPEFEQAALTNRFRMTFSGAAKIEIEGRAYRADDSDRPLTNFEQVSDGYFETLGVKRVEGRDFAADDEDRKLPVAIVNAAFARKYFGQESAVGRRFRTVVNNGQLFGPWRTIVGVVQTTRMVGPFNNPNLDEAGFYVPYFGAPTGPLLEGPFPHQFATIVVRPRGGASRVHALAPALQREVNRVDPDLPLYFVGSAQENQATFIAPNRIIAGMFTLFGAVAVLLASVGLYGVTSFSVNQRTQEFGIRMALGADRRRILTLVLRQGAYQYVIGAVLGLGLTLTIALIARQAIVQSALLFEVSPADPATYLGVAALLGLVALVATIIPARRATRVDPMVALRAE, encoded by the coding sequence ATGCTCGTTCAAAACTTCGTCCAGGACGCCCGTGTAGGCGTGCGGATGCTCCTCAAGGAGAAATCCTTTTCCGTGCTCGCGGTGCTCGTGCTGGCGCTCGGTATCGGCGGCGTCGCGACGACGTTCAGTGTCGTCAATGCCGTGATGTTGCGCGGGTTCTCGTATCCGAACGCCGACCGGCTGGCGGGCGTGCAGGTGATCAATGTCACCGATCCGACCCAGCGCGTGGCGAATCTGAACGGGTTTGGCAGCCAGATCTTCCCGCTCGATTTCGAGGAGATGGTCGCGCAGCAGCGCTCGTTCGAGCGACTCGCCGCGTACATCTCCGGCTCGACCGTGAATATGACGATCGACGGCACGGCGTGGCGTTTCACGGGGGCGTACGTGACCCAGGACTTTTTCCGGGCACTGGGCGTGGCCCCGATCCTGGGGCGGAATTTCACCGCCGAGGACAACAAGCCCGGGGCGGAGAAGGTCGCCCTCCTCAGCCACGAGCTGTGGCAGAGTCATTTCGCGGCGGCGCCGACGGTCGTGGGCAAGGCGGTGCGCATCAATGGTCGGGCGGCGACGGTGATCGGGGTGATGCCGCCGGGCTTTCGGTTTCCAGTCAACGAGCAGCTGTGGGTGCCGCTCTACGCGGAGTTTCCGCCCGCGGCGCGCAACTCGCAGACGGCGCGTGTGCAGGGCGTTTCGGTGCTGGGCGCCCTGGGGCGAGGTGTTGCCTTTGAGCAGGCGCAGGCGGAATTCACCGGGATTGCCCGGCGGCTGGCGGCGGAGTTTCCCGACACGAACAAGGGTTACGAGACCGCGGCCATCCGGCCATTGATCAAGTCGTTCCTTTCGCCGGCGCTTTCGGGCCAGCTCCTGACGATGCTGGGGTTCTGCCTGATCATCCTGCTGATCGCTTGCGTGAACGTGATGAACATGCAGTTCGCCCGCGCGGCGCTGCGGGCGAAGGAGTTGGCGGTGCGTTCATCGCTGGGCGCGACGCGCTCCCGGTTGATCCGGCAGATGCTTACCGAGAGCCTGATTGTGGCGCTGATCGGGGCGGTGTTTGGGGTGGGCGTGGCGGCGTATGCGACCGGCTTCCTGCAGGACGTGACCCACAACCTGGCCAACCCGTTGCCGGACTACATCGTGTTCAACGTCGATGGCCGGGTGCTCGCGATCGCCGTGGTCGCGGCCATGATGTCGGCGGTGGTGTCGGGGTTCGTGCCGGCCTGGGTGTCATCGCGGGCGTCGGCCGTGGAGGCGTTGAAGGAGTCGGGGCGCGGCAACACGAGCCGGAGCATCACGCTCATCACCCGGGGGCTAGTGGCCATGCAGATTCTCCTGAGTTGCATCCTGCTCATCGGCGCCCTGCTGGAGGTACAGTCGGTGGTGCGGCAGCAACGGATCGACTACGGCTATGATACCCAGGCGGTGCTCGTGGGCCGCATGGGGCTGATGGACGCGGCCTATCCGACAGGTGAGTCCAGGAAGCTGTTTTTCGACCGGCTGCTGCGGGAATTGAGGAATCATCCGGAATTTGAGCAGGCGGCGCTGACCAATCGGTTTCGAATGACGTTTTCGGGCGCGGCGAAGATCGAGATCGAAGGTCGCGCCTACCGCGCCGACGATTCCGATCGGCCGCTCACGAACTTTGAGCAGGTCTCGGATGGCTACTTCGAGACCCTGGGGGTGAAGCGGGTCGAAGGCCGGGATTTCGCGGCCGACGACGAGGATCGCAAGTTGCCGGTCGCCATCGTGAACGCGGCCTTCGCGCGGAAGTATTTTGGGCAGGAGAGCGCGGTGGGCAGGCGCTTCCGGACGGTGGTCAACAACGGACAGCTCTTCGGCCCCTGGCGCACCATTGTCGGCGTCGTGCAGACGACGCGGATGGTCGGCCCCTTCAACAATCCCAATCTCGACGAAGCCGGTTTCTACGTGCCGTACTTCGGGGCGCCGACCGGCCCTCTCCTCGAAGGCCCATTCCCGCACCAATTTGCGACAATCGTGGTCCGGCCCCGCGGGGGTGCGTCGCGGGTGCACGCGCTCGCTCCGGCGCTGCAGCGCGAGGTCAATCGGGTCGATCCGGATCTCCCCTTGTACTTTGTGGGCAGTGCCCAGGAGAACCAGGCGACGTTCATTGCGCCGAACCGGATTATCGCGGGCATGTTCACCTTGTTTGGCGCGGTTGCCGTCCTCCTTGCCTCGGTCGGCCTATATGGCGTGACCAGCTTCTCGGTTAACCAGCGCACCCAGGAGTTTGGAATTCGCATGGCCCTGGGCGCGGACCGGAGGCGGATTCTGACCCTGGTTCTCAGGCAGGGGGCCTACCAGTACGTGATCGGCGCGGTTCTGGGCCTCGGTTTGACGCTGACGATCGCGCTGATCGCCCGGCAGGCGATCGTGCAAAGTGCCCTCCTCTTCGAAGTGAGCCCGGCGGATCCGGCCACGTACCTGGGCGTGGCGGCACTGCTGGGCCTGGTGGCTCTCGTGGCGACGATCATTCCCGCCCGGCGAGCGACGCGGGTTGACCCGATGGTCGCGCTGCGGGCGGAGTAG
- a CDS encoding ABC transporter permease, producing MLSDLRFALRLLAKQPGFTLLAVLTMAVAIGANTALFSVLNSVVLRPIDYPAPDQLVRLWVVNKPRNIEFPAISWPRYAQFRDHATMFSGLAITAGNSVTLTERGEAEQVPSLQASANFLSTLGLAPQLGRGFTAAEDEAGGPNVALISDRIWQTRFGGTPDVLGKVVTIDGVPYTVVGVLPKAMPVPFHQVEIVNPRPLEIPYVPAQARDGGAVVWQVTGRLKPGVTREAAEKQLLQLDAALREQRPQLIDADNALQLRPFADEIIPAQVRLGTWVLGAAVVAILLIACANIANLSLARLASRTKEIAVRTSLGAGRGAIVRQFLVESLLIAATGGALGVLFAAWSLDGIRLFAGDQIPRIDRVAVDGATLLFAMLATGAAALLVGLYPAWQATRTDVQVVLKDTGRGTAGSHANKLFRSSLVVAEIALSLVLLIGASLLLYSFSRLQRTRLGVVPDGVAVAQVNLPERDYDTGAKQREFVRVLQQKLDTAPELAAGGAGFGVPLTDSQAVTPYSVGGRPPLPVHQRSLVSLRQVTPGFFRALGMRLKEGRLLTDADRAGNPLVGVIGESFARKLFPEGSAIGQSLVFGRNGETRCEIVGVIEDVKSAGLAAPVPDEIYWAHAQRGNGIFHVVGKAQPGLAAGAVLPVLRRLVREIDPNVALATPRTMDELVAANVATTKGVSMLLTVFAGLAALLATVGIYGVMAYNVSQRTAEIGVRMALGATAGSIFHLVLRNAGLLVGLGLAIGLGISLAASRVLQQLLYEVKPFDPIVFAAVATVLASVGLLAALIPARRAMLLDPLTALRAE from the coding sequence ATGCTCTCGGATCTTCGCTTTGCGCTCCGGCTGCTCGCCAAGCAGCCCGGCTTCACCCTGCTTGCCGTGCTCACGATGGCCGTGGCCATCGGTGCCAACACCGCTCTGTTCAGCGTCCTGAACAGCGTCGTGCTGCGGCCGATCGATTACCCGGCACCGGACCAGCTCGTGCGGCTCTGGGTGGTCAACAAGCCGAGGAATATCGAATTTCCGGCCATCTCCTGGCCCCGGTACGCCCAGTTTCGCGACCACGCGACGATGTTCAGCGGACTCGCGATTACCGCGGGCAACTCCGTGACGCTCACCGAGCGGGGCGAGGCGGAACAGGTGCCGAGCCTGCAGGCGAGTGCGAACTTTCTCTCCACGCTGGGGCTGGCGCCACAGCTGGGCCGTGGATTCACGGCGGCGGAGGATGAGGCGGGCGGTCCCAATGTCGCTCTGATCAGCGATCGCATCTGGCAGACCCGCTTCGGCGGCACGCCGGACGTTCTGGGCAAGGTGGTGACGATCGACGGCGTGCCTTACACCGTCGTCGGGGTGCTGCCGAAGGCGATGCCGGTGCCGTTTCACCAAGTGGAAATCGTGAACCCCCGGCCACTGGAGATCCCGTACGTCCCCGCGCAGGCGCGTGACGGCGGTGCGGTCGTGTGGCAGGTGACGGGGCGGCTGAAGCCGGGCGTCACCCGGGAAGCGGCGGAGAAGCAGCTCCTTCAGCTCGACGCTGCGCTCCGGGAGCAGCGGCCGCAGCTGATTGATGCCGACAACGCGCTGCAGCTCCGACCTTTTGCGGACGAAATCATTCCGGCGCAGGTGCGGTTGGGCACGTGGGTGCTGGGCGCGGCGGTGGTGGCGATTCTCCTGATCGCGTGCGCCAACATTGCGAATCTGTCGCTGGCGCGGCTCGCGTCCCGCACGAAGGAGATCGCGGTGCGGACCTCGCTCGGCGCGGGTCGTGGTGCCATCGTGCGCCAGTTCCTCGTCGAGAGCCTGCTGATTGCCGCGACGGGAGGCGCCTTGGGCGTGCTGTTCGCGGCGTGGAGCCTGGATGGCATCCGGTTGTTTGCCGGAGACCAGATTCCCCGGATCGATCGCGTGGCGGTCGATGGCGCCACGCTGCTGTTCGCCATGCTGGCCACGGGAGCGGCCGCGCTGCTCGTGGGCCTCTATCCGGCATGGCAGGCGACGCGGACTGACGTGCAGGTGGTGTTGAAGGACACCGGCCGCGGGACCGCGGGCAGCCATGCGAACAAGCTCTTCCGCAGTTCGCTGGTGGTGGCGGAAATCGCGCTTTCGCTGGTACTGCTGATCGGCGCCTCGCTGCTGCTGTACAGCTTCTCGCGGCTGCAGCGGACCCGGCTCGGCGTGGTGCCCGACGGAGTGGCGGTGGCGCAGGTCAATCTGCCGGAGCGGGACTACGACACGGGCGCCAAGCAGCGGGAGTTTGTGCGGGTGCTCCAGCAGAAGCTGGACACGGCGCCGGAGCTGGCGGCCGGGGGGGCCGGTTTCGGTGTGCCGCTGACGGATTCGCAGGCGGTCACTCCGTACTCGGTCGGGGGCAGGCCACCGCTGCCGGTGCACCAGCGCAGTCTGGTTTCGTTGCGGCAGGTGACGCCGGGCTTCTTTCGCGCGCTCGGGATGCGGTTGAAAGAGGGGCGGTTGCTGACGGATGCCGATCGCGCGGGCAATCCGCTCGTGGGGGTGATTGGCGAGAGTTTTGCGCGCAAGCTGTTTCCGGAAGGGTCAGCGATCGGGCAGTCGCTGGTTTTCGGGCGAAATGGAGAAACCCGCTGCGAGATTGTCGGTGTGATCGAGGACGTGAAGTCGGCCGGTTTGGCGGCGCCGGTACCCGACGAGATCTATTGGGCCCATGCGCAGCGCGGGAACGGAATCTTTCACGTGGTGGGCAAGGCGCAGCCGGGGCTGGCAGCGGGGGCGGTTCTTCCGGTCCTGCGGCGGCTGGTGCGGGAGATTGACCCGAATGTGGCGCTCGCGACGCCCCGCACGATGGACGAACTTGTGGCGGCGAACGTGGCCACGACGAAAGGCGTTTCGATGCTCCTCACGGTCTTCGCCGGGCTGGCCGCGCTGCTGGCGACGGTGGGGATCTACGGCGTGATGGCGTACAATGTGAGCCAGCGCACGGCGGAGATCGGCGTTCGCATGGCCCTCGGCGCCACGGCGGGCAGCATCTTTCACTTGGTGTTGCGGAATGCCGGCCTGCTGGTCGGGCTGGGTCTCGCGATTGGACTGGGCATATCCCTGGCGGCCAGCCGGGTCCTGCAGCAGCTCCTCTACGAGGTGAAGCCCTTTGACCCGATCGTGTTTGCGGCGGTGGCCACCGTCCTGGCCTCGGTGGGCCTGCTGGCCGCTTTGATTCCGGCGCGTCGGGCCATGCTGCTGGATCCGCTGACGGCATTGCGCGCCGAGTAA
- a CDS encoding efflux RND transporter periplasmic adaptor subunit — MDIPRPDQSKAKRKKRILYGSITGLVLVGITVLLAQLKPAAPTVDRNLVWIDTVKRGEMRREVRGLGTLVPEEIRWIAARTQGRVDRIVLRPGAVVTPDSIILHLANPDVEQAAANADSQFKAAEAELLNLRVTLQSGVLAAESDAANAKALFEQTKLQLEVNEQLYKDGLVSALDLRLSRVTAEQAQTRNGIEQKRYAFAKDSIAPQLAVKEAEVDRLRAQAKLRHDELDALAVRAGMSGVLQLLPVEVGAQVQPGGNLARVADPTRLKAEIRIAETQAKDIQIGQSATIDTRNGVVAGKVARVDPSVQNGTVTVDVVLPGELPHGARPDLSVDGTIELERLENVVFVGRPAFGQEKSKVNIFKLDPSGTYAVRSPVTLGRSSVNTIEVIEGLQPGERVILSDMSQWDANERIKLN, encoded by the coding sequence ATGGACATTCCTCGCCCAGACCAGAGCAAAGCGAAGCGCAAGAAGCGGATCCTTTACGGATCGATCACCGGCTTGGTGCTGGTCGGGATCACGGTGCTGCTCGCGCAGTTGAAGCCGGCGGCTCCGACCGTCGACCGCAACCTCGTGTGGATCGACACGGTGAAGCGTGGAGAGATGCGGCGCGAAGTGCGCGGTCTCGGCACGCTGGTGCCCGAGGAGATTCGATGGATCGCGGCGCGTACCCAGGGCCGGGTTGACCGCATCGTCCTTCGGCCCGGTGCCGTCGTGACGCCCGACAGCATCATTCTCCATCTCGCCAATCCGGACGTGGAGCAGGCCGCGGCGAACGCCGATTCCCAATTCAAGGCGGCGGAGGCCGAACTGCTGAACCTCCGCGTCACGCTGCAAAGCGGCGTGCTCGCCGCCGAGTCTGATGCGGCGAACGCGAAGGCGCTCTTTGAGCAGACCAAACTGCAGCTCGAGGTGAACGAACAGCTCTACAAGGACGGGCTGGTGTCGGCCCTCGACCTGCGGCTGTCCCGCGTGACGGCCGAGCAGGCCCAGACGCGGAACGGCATTGAGCAGAAGCGATACGCGTTCGCGAAGGACTCCATCGCCCCGCAACTCGCGGTGAAGGAGGCCGAGGTCGACCGGCTGCGCGCCCAGGCAAAATTGCGCCATGACGAACTTGATGCCCTGGCGGTCCGCGCCGGAATGAGCGGGGTTCTCCAGTTGCTGCCGGTGGAAGTGGGCGCCCAGGTTCAACCGGGCGGCAATCTGGCCCGCGTGGCCGATCCGACCCGCCTGAAGGCCGAAATCCGCATCGCGGAAACACAGGCCAAGGACATCCAGATCGGCCAGAGCGCGACCATCGACACCCGCAACGGCGTGGTGGCCGGCAAAGTGGCGCGCGTCGATCCGTCAGTGCAGAACGGCACCGTCACGGTCGATGTGGTGCTGCCGGGTGAGCTGCCTCACGGCGCGCGCCCCGATCTCTCCGTCGATGGGACCATCGAACTCGAACGCCTTGAGAATGTGGTCTTTGTCGGCCGCCCGGCGTTCGGCCAGGAGAAGAGCAAGGTGAATATCTTCAAACTCGACCCGTCCGGCACGTACGCCGTGCGCTCCCCGGTCACCCTCGGCCGTAGTTCGGTCAACACCATCGAGGTGATCGAAGGCCTGCAGCCGGGCGAGCGGGTCATCCTCTCCGACATGTCCCAGTGGGACGCCAACGAGCGGATCAAACTGAATTAA
- a CDS encoding ABC transporter ATP-binding protein produces the protein MESLIKLEGVTKVFLTDEVETHALSGIHLDIQQGEYVSIAGPSGCGKSTLLSILGLLDSPSDGTYLLNGRPVQGLSLPERARIRNREIGFIFQSFNLIGDLTVYENVELPLTYRGMPAAERKLAVTQALEKVGMAHRAKHLPSQLSGGQQQRVAVARALAGKPAVLLADEPTGNLDSKNGESVMQLLEELHKAGATIVMVTHDSRFARHAGRTIHIFDGRVVQEQVESDPTK, from the coding sequence ATGGAATCGCTCATCAAACTCGAAGGCGTCACCAAGGTATTCCTCACCGATGAGGTCGAAACCCACGCGCTGTCGGGCATCCACCTCGACATCCAGCAAGGGGAGTACGTCTCGATCGCCGGCCCTTCGGGCTGTGGCAAGTCCACCCTGCTTTCGATCCTGGGCCTGCTCGATTCGCCGAGCGATGGTACGTACCTGCTCAACGGCCGTCCCGTGCAGGGGCTTTCGCTGCCTGAGCGGGCCCGGATCCGCAACCGTGAGATCGGGTTCATCTTCCAGTCGTTCAATCTGATCGGTGACCTGACCGTCTATGAAAACGTCGAGTTGCCGCTGACCTACCGCGGGATGCCGGCGGCCGAGCGGAAGCTGGCCGTCACGCAGGCTCTGGAAAAGGTAGGCATGGCCCATCGCGCGAAACATCTGCCGTCCCAGTTGTCCGGCGGTCAGCAGCAGCGCGTCGCGGTCGCCCGTGCGCTCGCGGGCAAGCCCGCGGTCCTGCTCGCCGACGAGCCGACCGGCAACCTCGATTCGAAGAACGGCGAGTCCGTGATGCAGCTGCTCGAGGAGCTCCACAAGGCGGGCGCCACGATCGTCATGGTCACCCACGATTCGCGGTTCGCGCGGCACGCCGGCCGCACGATTCACATTTTCGACGGGCGTGTCGTCCAAGAGCAGGTCGAAAGCGACCCGACGAAATAG
- a CDS encoding AAA family ATPase: MPGVAHLAQLEAYLNHRLLGQPEAVAEFSSAIVRAECGPARPGRTRAFLLLLGPTGTGKTEMVHLTARFLYGAAAAQRLERFDMGEYQHPDSVVRLLGSPAQPPLLGRAIDRLNAAGGGILLLDEIEKAFPDLLTALLSFDSARSTMFDGTTRDLTRLVVVLTSNLGAAEAARMENSGYSAICRKLRHAAEERFRKEGVARFTSVNCMNVLTYPVQEQITRNLVAAELELQSQHLRRVISAESEVVTFLVGKGFSPDLGARHIRNCVERHVGNALRAFALAGADDPPARATRAPLADRWSDALLLTVEADELVARPAERSAALRGVLTRQVPAPAAEPRTRQPFADRAASRFSQPQTSDAPRTSPVCPA, translated from the coding sequence ATGCCAGGTGTGGCGCACCTGGCCCAGCTTGAAGCGTACCTGAATCACCGCCTGCTCGGGCAGCCGGAGGCGGTGGCCGAGTTTTCCTCCGCGATCGTGCGCGCCGAATGTGGTCCGGCGCGGCCGGGGCGCACGCGGGCGTTCCTCCTCCTGCTCGGGCCCACCGGCACGGGGAAGACCGAGATGGTGCATCTCACCGCGCGGTTTCTCTACGGCGCCGCGGCGGCGCAGCGCCTCGAGCGGTTCGACATGGGGGAGTATCAGCACCCCGATTCCGTGGTGCGGCTCCTCGGCTCACCGGCCCAGCCGCCGTTGCTTGGTCGGGCCATCGACCGGCTGAACGCCGCCGGTGGTGGCATCCTGCTGCTGGACGAGATCGAAAAGGCGTTTCCGGATCTGCTCACGGCGCTCCTGTCGTTTGATTCCGCGCGGTCCACGATGTTCGACGGGACGACGCGCGACCTGACCCGGCTGGTCGTGGTCCTGACCTCGAATCTGGGTGCCGCCGAGGCCGCGCGCATGGAAAACAGCGGCTACAGTGCCATCTGCCGCAAGCTGCGGCACGCGGCGGAGGAGCGCTTCCGCAAGGAAGGGGTGGCGCGGTTCACCTCGGTGAACTGCATGAACGTCCTGACGTATCCCGTCCAGGAGCAGATCACCCGCAACCTCGTGGCCGCGGAGCTCGAACTGCAGAGCCAGCACCTGCGCCGCGTGATTTCGGCTGAATCCGAGGTTGTCACCTTTCTTGTCGGCAAAGGATTTTCGCCCGACCTGGGGGCGCGGCATATCCGCAACTGCGTGGAGCGCCATGTCGGGAATGCCCTCCGGGCCTTTGCCTTGGCCGGTGCGGATGATCCACCTGCGCGGGCCACGCGCGCGCCCCTGGCCGACCGCTGGTCGGATGCGCTGCTGCTCACGGTCGAGGCGGACGAACTCGTCGCCCGGCCTGCCGAACGCAGTGCCGCGCTCCGGGGAGTGCTCACCCGGCAGGTGCCGGCACCGGCGGCCGAGCCCCGGACGCGCCAGCCGTTCGCGGACCGGGCCGCGTCACGCTTTAGCCAACCCCAAACCAGCGATGCTCCCCGAACCTCCCCTGTCTGCCCCGCGTGA